GCAAAGCTTGTTATAGGAAGTAGAATCAAAAATTATTTAAAAGGTGAAAATAAACATCAACATTCATCCCTTGAAGAATTATTGGACAAGGGGTTAGAAATTAAAGATGAATATTTAGAGCAAAAAGAAGATAATAGTATATTGGTTGAAGAAATAAATATGCTAAAAACCGAGATAAGTTCTTTTGGGTTTACTTTAGAAGACTTAGTAAATGAAGCTCCTAAACAGCAAGCAACGAGAATAAATGCAATTAATTTATCAGAAGAAATAAGTAAAGATGAAGAGTTTACCTCTTTTATGTATGTAAAGAAAAGATTACCTATTAAAAGAATTGTTTTAAAATATTCTGTTACAGAAAAGGTGATTAAAAGAAGTAAGAAATTTATAATTTCTGTGGTAATAATAATTGATAAAAATTTCAGCGTTTTAAAGAATT
The DNA window shown above is from Clostridium beijerinckii and carries:
- a CDS encoding RNA polymerase subunit sigma, translating into MLECVLIDLDVNENTNVNELIDKHMPFIIKSISDVTGRYVSCENDEELSVGLLGFHEAIERYDNEKGHFLSFAKLVIGSRIKNYLKGENKHQHSSLEELLDKGLEIKDEYLEQKEDNSILVEEINMLKTEISSFGFTLEDLVNEAPKQQATRINAINLSEEISKDEEFTSFMYVKKRLPIKRIVLKYSVTEKVIKRSKKFIISVVIIIDKNFSVLKNWIRK